Proteins encoded in a region of the Anaerolineae bacterium genome:
- the moaC gene encoding cyclic pyranopterin monophosphate synthase MoaC, with translation MAQLTHLDEQGQAHMVDVGAKPDTSREAIARGEVRMRPETLRLIREGDLPKGDVLGTARLAGIMAAKRTAELIPLCHPLLLTYVGVDFTLDEEASRVTITATVRCNGQTGVEMEALTAVSVAALTIYDMAKAVDRGMIIGEIRLVEKRGGKSGEWSSEDDG, from the coding sequence ATGGCTCAGCTCACGCATCTGGACGAACAGGGACAGGCTCACATGGTGGACGTGGGAGCCAAACCCGATACGTCGCGCGAGGCGATCGCGCGCGGCGAGGTGCGAATGCGCCCTGAAACGCTGCGCCTGATCCGTGAGGGAGATCTTCCCAAGGGCGATGTCCTGGGAACAGCCCGTCTCGCCGGCATTATGGCCGCCAAGCGCACTGCGGAGCTTATCCCTCTGTGCCATCCATTGCTGCTCACCTATGTCGGCGTGGATTTCACCCTAGATGAGGAGGCCAGCCGGGTGACGATCACCGCGACCGTGCGCTGCAACGGCCAGACAGGCGTCGAGATGGAAGCGCTTACGGCTGTCAGCGTCGCTGCGCTTACGATCTACGACATGGCCAAGGCGGTGGATCGAGGCATGATCATCGGCGAGATCCGGCTGGTGGAGAAACGCGGCGGCAAAAGCGGGGAGTGGAGCTCGGAAGATGACGGCTGA
- a CDS encoding DUF4380 domain-containing protein, with protein sequence MIERVTYAGWPNCYRLTDGRIEAIATTDIGPRIVRLAFVNGENAFGALEEQLGLTGGSEWRLYGGHRFWHAPEAMPRSYYPDNEPVHVQAEGDTLVLTPPLEKTTGIQKILTVSLTSGHFEITHTLRNEGMWTIQIAPWALSVMAINGVAIVPHPQAPDPKALLPNRTLMLWPYTHMADPRWHWGNRFVTLRQDPKAGPTKFGLSATDGWCAYWNQGLLFIKRFDYQPGATYPDNGCTVECYTNERFLELETLGPLAWLEPGASVSHVERWYLFSDVRMDITNEDDIASALAPVLKQTA encoded by the coding sequence ATGATCGAACGAGTAACGTACGCAGGTTGGCCCAACTGCTATCGGTTGACCGATGGCCGTATCGAGGCGATTGCCACAACGGACATCGGCCCACGTATTGTGCGATTAGCCTTTGTAAACGGGGAGAACGCTTTTGGCGCCTTGGAAGAGCAGCTAGGCCTCACTGGTGGAAGCGAGTGGCGGCTTTATGGCGGCCATCGCTTCTGGCATGCCCCAGAGGCCATGCCGCGCTCCTACTATCCCGATAACGAACCAGTCCATGTGCAGGCTGAAGGAGATACCCTCGTGCTGACGCCACCGCTGGAGAAAACCACGGGCATCCAGAAGATCCTGACGGTGTCGCTGACCTCCGGGCATTTCGAAATCACCCATACCCTGCGCAACGAGGGGATGTGGACGATCCAGATCGCCCCCTGGGCGCTGAGCGTGATGGCGATAAACGGCGTTGCCATCGTCCCACACCCTCAAGCACCCGATCCGAAGGCATTGTTGCCCAACCGCACGTTGATGCTCTGGCCGTATACCCACATGGCTGATCCCCGCTGGCATTGGGGCAACCGGTTCGTGACCCTCCGTCAGGATCCGAAGGCCGGGCCAACCAAGTTTGGCCTCAGCGCGACCGATGGCTGGTGTGCGTATTGGAATCAAGGCCTCCTGTTCATTAAGCGATTTGACTATCAGCCAGGGGCGACCTATCCGGACAACGGCTGTACGGTGGAGTGTTATACCAACGAGCGATTTTTGGAGTTGGAAACGCTGGGGCCGCTGGCGTGGCTGGAGCCAGGCGCCTCCGTTAGCCACGTGGAGCGCTGGTATCTGTTCTCCGATGTGAGAATGGACATTACCAACGAGGATGATATCGCCTCGGCCCTGGCCCCTGTTTTGAAGCAGACAGCATAA
- the tkt gene encoding transketolase — MHVLTPELENLCVNTIRTLAMDAVQKANSGHPGMPMGMADAAFVLWTRFLRHNPRNPKWVNRDRFVLSAGHGSMLLYSLLYLTGYDLPLEELMRFRQWESKTPGHPEYGPTPGVETTTGPLGQGFANGVGMALAERLLAARFNRPGFEIIDHYTYAIVSDGDLMEGISHEAAALAGHLRLGKLIYLYDDNGISIDGPTSLAYSDDVVARFQGYHWHVQQVDGHDRAAVEAAIRAAQIEIERPSLIICRTHIAYGSPHKQDTAEAHGAPLGEEEVRLTKRNLGWPEDAQFWVPPEVLAVFRRAVEEGAQREQAWNALFARYRAEYPDLAAELERVMAGELPEGWDAHLPVFQTGDKDIATRAASGRTLDALVPAIPELIGGSADLTPSNNTRAKGVEIVKPGDFRGRYIHFGVREHGMGGILNGLALHGGLIPFGGTFLVFSDYMRPSIRLAAMMGLRVVFVFTHDSIFVGEDGPTHEPVEHLAALRAIPGLVVIRPADANETVEAWKVALTRRGPTALALSRQNLPILDRSQLAPASELRKGAYVLADAANGQPDVILLATGSEVILALEARKLLAAEGIQARVVNMPSWELFEQQPPGYREAVLPPAITRRVAIEAAVRLGWDRYLGPEGVFIGMDRFGASAPYKVLAEKFGFTPQRVAEVARSLVKQAALA, encoded by the coding sequence ATGCATGTGCTCACACCGGAACTGGAGAATCTGTGCGTCAACACGATCCGCACGCTGGCCATGGATGCGGTCCAAAAGGCAAATTCTGGCCATCCTGGGATGCCCATGGGTATGGCTGACGCGGCGTTTGTGCTATGGACCCGGTTTCTTCGTCACAACCCTCGTAATCCTAAGTGGGTGAATCGGGATCGCTTTGTCCTTTCGGCTGGACATGGCTCCATGCTGTTATACAGTTTGCTGTATCTCACCGGCTATGATCTGCCGTTGGAAGAGCTTATGCGCTTTCGTCAGTGGGAAAGCAAGACCCCCGGGCATCCGGAATATGGCCCCACCCCAGGTGTGGAAACCACCACCGGCCCATTAGGGCAGGGCTTCGCTAACGGCGTTGGTATGGCTTTGGCCGAGCGCCTTCTGGCTGCCCGTTTTAACCGCCCCGGTTTCGAGATCATAGACCATTACACTTATGCCATCGTCAGCGACGGCGACCTGATGGAGGGGATCTCCCACGAGGCGGCTGCGCTGGCCGGCCATCTGCGCCTGGGCAAACTGATCTACCTGTACGACGACAATGGCATTTCTATTGATGGCCCAACCAGCCTGGCCTATAGCGATGACGTTGTTGCGCGCTTCCAGGGGTATCACTGGCACGTACAGCAGGTGGATGGCCACGATCGCGCCGCGGTAGAGGCAGCCATTCGCGCCGCTCAGATCGAGATAGAACGGCCTTCGTTGATCATCTGCCGCACCCACATCGCCTATGGCAGCCCCCACAAACAGGACACCGCGGAGGCTCACGGCGCTCCCTTGGGCGAGGAAGAGGTGCGGCTCACCAAGCGCAATCTGGGATGGCCGGAGGATGCTCAGTTCTGGGTGCCACCGGAAGTGTTGGCCGTCTTCCGCCGTGCGGTAGAAGAGGGTGCCCAAAGGGAACAGGCCTGGAACGCGCTGTTCGCCCGCTATCGGGCCGAATATCCTGATCTGGCGGCTGAGTTGGAGCGCGTCATGGCCGGCGAGCTGCCAGAGGGCTGGGATGCCCATCTGCCGGTCTTCCAGACAGGTGACAAGGACATCGCCACTCGCGCCGCCTCTGGTCGGACGCTCGACGCGCTAGTCCCCGCTATCCCGGAGCTGATCGGCGGCTCAGCTGACTTAACTCCTTCGAACAACACCCGGGCGAAGGGGGTGGAGATCGTGAAGCCTGGCGATTTTCGCGGCCGTTACATCCACTTCGGCGTGCGCGAGCACGGTATGGGCGGCATCCTCAATGGGCTGGCCCTGCACGGCGGGCTGATCCCGTTCGGGGGCACATTTCTGGTCTTTTCCGACTACATGCGCCCCTCTATACGGCTGGCCGCCATGATGGGGCTCCGCGTGGTTTTCGTCTTCACCCATGATTCGATCTTCGTGGGAGAGGATGGCCCTACGCATGAGCCGGTAGAGCATCTAGCCGCGCTGCGCGCGATCCCCGGCCTGGTAGTGATCCGGCCGGCAGACGCCAACGAGACGGTGGAGGCGTGGAAGGTCGCGCTGACGCGCCGCGGGCCTACTGCGTTGGCCCTGAGCCGGCAAAACCTGCCGATCCTCGATCGTTCGCAACTGGCCCCGGCGTCCGAGCTGCGCAAAGGGGCTTATGTGCTGGCCGACGCAGCCAACGGCCAACCGGATGTGATCTTGCTTGCTACCGGATCAGAGGTCATCCTAGCGTTGGAGGCGCGCAAATTGCTGGCTGCCGAGGGGATTCAGGCCCGGGTCGTGAACATGCCAAGCTGGGAGTTGTTCGAGCAGCAGCCGCCAGGCTATCGAGAGGCAGTGTTGCCCCCCGCAATCACCCGCCGCGTGGCGATAGAGGCAGCGGTGCGCCTGGGGTGGGATCGCTATCTAGGGCCAGAGGGCGTTTTCATCGGCATGGACCGGTTCGGCGCCTCGGCTCCATACAAAGTCCTGGCTGAGAAGTTCGGTTTCACCCCTCAGCGCGTAGCCGAGGTAGCTCGTTCCCTGGTCAAGCAGGCTGCCCTTGCATGA
- a CDS encoding peptidoglycan DD-metalloendopeptidase family protein, whose product MASTADRWVHPTKFTGEYPHGWNGYVFLDWSKEGQAYHPADDYNFGYGNEDLGQEVYAAAKGEVVHTSEAQTGYGNIVVIRHPLSAELQRFVKETYAIETEVLFSLYAHLQDFVVAPGDAVEAGTLIGHVGKSGTTWAHLHFEIYAPIPGTTWRFWPTGWTPEQIKRYYLPPYRFIESVKNMETYAQFLGKPKEYWLQLEQERQELSGKLQKKEEEITQLTQEWARRLEEQQKLVQQGQEEIARLENEIERLRLPINEQIETLSRRVRELEQENLNLRGQLEKASLSNYSVVELGLEIARRAIAVFVKSQTRA is encoded by the coding sequence ATGGCTAGCACAGCAGATCGGTGGGTACACCCTACAAAATTCACGGGCGAGTATCCTCACGGCTGGAATGGGTATGTCTTCTTGGATTGGTCAAAAGAGGGTCAAGCGTATCACCCGGCGGATGACTACAATTTCGGCTACGGGAACGAGGATCTCGGCCAAGAGGTCTATGCCGCGGCAAAAGGGGAGGTCGTTCACACTTCGGAAGCCCAAACAGGGTATGGCAACATCGTCGTCATTCGTCACCCGTTAAGCGCTGAGCTTCAGCGATTTGTCAAAGAAACCTACGCGATCGAGACAGAGGTCCTCTTCTCCCTCTACGCGCATTTGCAGGATTTCGTAGTAGCTCCGGGCGATGCGGTGGAGGCCGGGACTTTAATCGGCCACGTGGGGAAATCGGGGACCACGTGGGCTCATCTTCATTTCGAGATCTACGCTCCCATCCCCGGCACAACCTGGCGCTTCTGGCCCACCGGCTGGACGCCGGAGCAGATCAAACGGTATTACCTCCCGCCCTATCGCTTCATCGAGTCGGTCAAGAACATGGAGACATATGCCCAGTTCCTGGGCAAGCCGAAAGAATATTGGCTGCAGCTCGAGCAGGAACGGCAAGAGCTGTCGGGGAAACTGCAGAAGAAGGAAGAAGAGATCACGCAACTCACGCAGGAATGGGCACGGCGCCTGGAAGAACAGCAGAAGCTTGTCCAGCAAGGACAAGAGGAGATCGCCAGGCTCGAGAATGAGATCGAGCGGCTACGGTTACCGATCAACGAGCAGATCGAGACGTTGTCCAGGCGAGTGCGTGAGTTGGAGCAGGAGAATCTCAACCTGCGCGGGCAACTGGAGAAGGCATCGCTCTCCAATTATTCGGTGGTTGAGCTAGGCCTGGAGATCGCGCGAAGGGCCATCGCAGTGTTTGTGAAGAGCCAGACGCGCGCGTGA
- the hemE gene encoding uroporphyrinogen decarboxylase: MRPSRFLAACRREPVDCTPIWLMRQAGRYMAEYRALRQRYSILEIIQTPELAVEVTLQPMRAFELDAAIIFADILPPLQAMGLKLTFEKGDGPVIHNPIRTAADVEALRCPDPEESLAFTLEAIRLARRELEGRAPLIGFSGAPFTLASYAIEGGSSRHYERTKGMMYAEPAAWHRLMAKLADLVGRYLAAQIRAGAQAVQLFDSWAGALSPADYREYVLPYSQHAIELARREGVPVIHFSTGTGGMLEVIREAGGDVISVDWRVDLDVAWQRLGDGVAIQGNLDPAALLAPRPEMERRAERVLRQAAGRPGHIFNLGHGILPQTPADNVRALVDYVHERSRADERAM; this comes from the coding sequence ATGAGACCATCGCGCTTTCTTGCCGCATGCCGACGCGAGCCAGTGGACTGCACCCCAATCTGGCTGATGCGACAGGCGGGACGCTACATGGCGGAGTACCGTGCGCTGCGCCAACGGTATAGCATCCTAGAGATCATCCAGACGCCTGAGCTAGCGGTGGAAGTAACTTTGCAGCCCATGCGCGCCTTCGAGCTCGACGCGGCCATCATTTTCGCCGATATCCTTCCACCGCTACAAGCGATGGGCCTGAAGCTGACATTTGAGAAAGGCGATGGTCCGGTTATCCACAACCCAATCCGCACAGCCGCGGATGTGGAGGCACTTCGTTGCCCGGATCCCGAGGAGAGCCTGGCCTTCACTCTGGAGGCAATCCGGTTGGCTCGTCGCGAGCTGGAGGGGCGGGCCCCGTTGATCGGCTTTTCGGGCGCGCCCTTCACGCTCGCCAGCTATGCCATCGAAGGAGGATCGTCCCGTCACTACGAGCGGACGAAAGGCATGATGTACGCTGAGCCGGCCGCCTGGCATCGGCTGATGGCGAAGTTGGCAGACCTGGTAGGGCGGTATTTGGCCGCGCAGATACGCGCCGGAGCGCAGGCAGTGCAGCTCTTCGACAGTTGGGCAGGCGCGCTCAGCCCAGCCGACTACCGGGAATACGTGTTACCGTACTCCCAGCACGCGATCGAGCTGGCCCGGCGGGAGGGCGTGCCGGTGATCCACTTCAGCACGGGCACCGGGGGAATGCTGGAGGTGATCCGCGAGGCCGGCGGCGACGTGATCAGCGTGGACTGGCGAGTGGACTTGGATGTAGCCTGGCAACGTCTGGGCGACGGAGTGGCAATCCAAGGGAATCTCGATCCAGCCGCGTTGCTGGCACCCCGTCCGGAGATGGAACGGCGTGCTGAGAGGGTGCTGAGGCAGGCGGCTGGCCGGCCTGGTCACATCTTCAATCTGGGGCACGGGATCCTCCCTCAGACGCCCGCGGACAACGTGCGGGCGCTGGTAGATTATGTGCATGAGCGCTCCCGTGCCGATGAGCGAGCTATGTGA
- the hemB gene encoding porphobilinogen synthase, translated as MNNLAPFPIARPRRLRLNATIRRMIRETILTPADFIYPLFVRHGREIQQPVGSMPGIYQWSVDRLPAEAESIARLGIPAVILFGIPTRKDALGSENYDSNGIVPQAIRAIKAAVPDLIVISDMCFCEYTDHGHCGLVNPSPGDPRHVATLPQGYLLNDPTLELLGRASVVHAEAGADVIAPSGMIDGMVSAIRKALDEAGFEHVAILSYAAKYASALYGPFREAAESPPAFGDRSQYQMDPANAREALKECALDVMEGADILMVKPALPYLDVIRAVRERFDLPIAAYQVSGEYSMIKAAAANGWLDERRVALEALTAIKRAGADLILTYFAKDAARWLQAEL; from the coding sequence ATGAACAATTTGGCTCCCTTTCCCATTGCCCGCCCGCGGCGGTTGCGTCTGAATGCGACCATCCGCCGCATGATACGTGAGACGATCCTAACGCCAGCCGATTTCATCTACCCCCTGTTCGTGCGCCACGGGCGCGAGATACAACAGCCGGTGGGCTCCATGCCTGGCATCTATCAGTGGTCTGTGGATCGGTTGCCGGCCGAGGCGGAATCCATCGCACGTCTGGGCATCCCCGCTGTAATCCTCTTCGGGATCCCAACTCGCAAGGACGCGCTGGGCAGCGAGAACTATGACTCGAACGGGATCGTCCCGCAGGCGATCCGAGCGATCAAGGCCGCAGTGCCCGACTTAATCGTCATCTCCGATATGTGCTTCTGCGAATACACCGACCACGGTCATTGTGGCCTCGTCAACCCCAGCCCCGGCGATCCCCGCCATGTGGCTACGTTGCCACAAGGCTATCTGCTCAACGATCCGACGCTGGAGTTATTGGGCCGTGCCTCGGTGGTCCACGCCGAGGCTGGCGCGGACGTCATCGCTCCATCAGGCATGATAGACGGCATGGTGAGCGCGATCCGCAAAGCGCTGGACGAGGCGGGCTTCGAGCACGTGGCGATCCTAAGCTACGCGGCCAAATACGCCTCGGCCTTGTATGGACCTTTTCGCGAGGCGGCGGAGAGTCCGCCGGCCTTCGGCGACCGCAGTCAATATCAGATGGACCCGGCTAACGCCCGCGAGGCGCTGAAGGAATGCGCGTTGGACGTCATGGAGGGGGCTGACATCCTGATGGTGAAGCCAGCGCTGCCCTACCTCGATGTCATTCGGGCCGTGCGGGAGCGCTTCGACTTGCCCATAGCGGCGTACCAAGTGAGCGGAGAGTACAGCATGATCAAGGCAGCCGCCGCCAACGGCTGGCTGGACGAGCGGCGCGTGGCCCTAGAGGCCCTCACTGCCATCAAGCGCGCCGGTGCAGACTTGATCTTGACCTACTTTGCCAAAGATGCGGCCAGGTGGTTGCAGGCAGAGCTTTAG
- a CDS encoding uroporphyrinogen-III synthase, with the protein MNAKRDMPLSGKRVLVTRAAHQAGELSARLRELGAEPIEYPVIAIAPPKDLGRLDQALARAARGGYDWIVFTSANGVAAVAERMAALGLEGMGFGQARVAVIGPATARAAAELLRRPADVMPSAYVAEALAEAMGDVRGQSILLARADIARPALPQALRAAGAQVDEVIAYRTVTEEPAITRQPDVLSLLAQGQIDAITFTSSSTVRAFIARVGRQALSDLHRVVIACIGPITAEAARAEGLSPTVVAEEYTVNGLVTALVRYYGRQTYGR; encoded by the coding sequence ATGAACGCTAAGCGGGACATGCCGCTCTCGGGAAAGCGGGTCCTGGTGACGCGGGCAGCCCACCAAGCTGGAGAGCTGAGCGCCCGGTTGCGCGAGCTGGGAGCCGAGCCCATCGAGTATCCGGTGATCGCCATTGCGCCGCCGAAGGATCTCGGCCGGTTGGATCAGGCTCTTGCCCGCGCCGCGCGCGGCGGATACGACTGGATCGTGTTCACCAGCGCGAATGGGGTGGCCGCAGTGGCCGAGCGAATGGCCGCCTTGGGGTTAGAAGGGATGGGGTTCGGCCAGGCGCGCGTCGCCGTGATCGGCCCAGCCACGGCTCGCGCGGCAGCAGAGCTTCTGCGCCGGCCTGCAGACGTGATGCCATCTGCCTATGTGGCGGAGGCCTTAGCAGAGGCGATGGGCGATGTCCGGGGCCAATCCATCTTGCTAGCCCGCGCCGACATCGCTCGGCCGGCGTTGCCTCAGGCATTGCGTGCGGCCGGGGCGCAAGTGGACGAGGTGATCGCCTATCGCACGGTGACAGAAGAGCCCGCAATTACGAGGCAACCAGACGTATTGAGCTTGCTCGCACAAGGCCAAATTGACGCCATCACGTTCACCAGCTCGTCCACGGTGCGCGCTTTCATCGCTCGTGTGGGCCGGCAGGCGCTGTCAGATCTCCACCGGGTGGTCATCGCCTGCATCGGCCCGATCACGGCAGAAGCAGCTCGCGCTGAGGGATTATCTCCCACAGTGGTGGCAGAGGAATACACGGTGAATGGGCTGGTGACAGCGTTGGTCAGGTATTACGGGCGACAGACATATGGACGATAG
- the hemC gene encoding hydroxymethylbilane synthase: MNLPPSDTDWEACLSTLRAGTRGSALARWQTDHVVCRLQEIWPGLRCEAVIFTTRGDQALDKPLPQVGGKGLFTAELEAALRAGEIHLAVHSLKDLPTERADGLIIAAILPREDPRDALISRNGRSLDGLPRGAAVGTSSPRRAAQLLAYRPDLRVLDLRGNVDTRIRKALDLTGPYDAVVLARAGLERLRLKHHITQVLPLDLMLPAPGQGALAVQVRADDAATQAIVKPLDDLPTRAAVTAERAFLVGMGGGCAVPIAAYAEVDRGSQMLTLRGRVLSRDGRRVITVEVQGGMHEAEQVGMMAAEQALQQGARELLHER; encoded by the coding sequence ATGAATTTGCCACCCTCTGATACCGATTGGGAAGCCTGTCTCTCTACGCTCCGGGCAGGAACCCGGGGCTCAGCGTTAGCGCGCTGGCAGACGGACCATGTTGTGTGTCGGCTTCAGGAGATATGGCCAGGTTTGCGCTGTGAGGCCGTTATCTTCACCACTCGCGGTGACCAGGCGCTGGACAAGCCATTGCCGCAGGTGGGTGGCAAGGGGTTGTTCACCGCCGAGCTCGAGGCCGCCCTACGCGCAGGCGAGATTCATCTGGCCGTGCACAGCCTGAAAGACTTACCGACGGAGCGCGCCGATGGCCTGATTATCGCGGCGATCCTGCCCCGTGAGGACCCGCGAGATGCGCTGATCAGCCGCAATGGACGCTCCCTCGACGGCCTGCCTCGGGGGGCGGCAGTGGGCACGAGCAGCCCGCGCCGGGCTGCCCAGTTGTTGGCGTATCGCCCCGATCTGCGCGTTCTGGACCTGCGTGGGAACGTGGACACCCGGATCCGCAAGGCGCTCGATTTAACCGGCCCCTATGATGCTGTGGTGTTGGCGCGCGCCGGCCTGGAGCGCCTGAGGCTGAAACATCACATCACTCAGGTGCTCCCCCTCGACCTCATGCTCCCTGCACCTGGTCAGGGGGCTTTGGCCGTGCAGGTTCGGGCCGATGACGCAGCAACGCAAGCCATCGTGAAACCCCTGGACGACCTGCCCACCCGTGCCGCAGTGACCGCCGAGCGCGCTTTTCTCGTCGGGATGGGCGGTGGCTGTGCTGTGCCCATCGCCGCTTACGCCGAGGTAGATCGGGGGTCTCAAATGCTGACGCTGCGCGGGCGCGTGCTCAGCCGGGATGGGCGGCGTGTCATCACTGTGGAGGTGCAAGGAGGGATGCACGAGGCAGAGCAAGTGGGCATGATGGCGGCGGAGCAGGCGCTGCAGCAGGGCGCTAGGGAGCTTCTCCATGAACGCTAA
- the hemA gene encoding glutamyl-tRNA reductase yields the protein MRILLVGMNHTTAPIHVRERVALSGEALHAALESLQALLQMPGQARHSCLARGEGAILSTCNRLEIYAAVGDDDTGIIGRIERFLADLGGFPPTALSAHLYRHEAEGAVRHLLRVAAGLDSMVLGEPQILGQVADAYQAALAIGTIGPILSALFRQAIHAGKRARTETAIGRHPTSVSNAAVALALQVLGDLKGRRVLLVGAGEMAEAAAHSLAAAGASEFRVISRTYARADELARSFGGSAIAWEQIGEALSWADIVLTSATAPHTLIHAEGVRQIMAGRGERPLFFIDIAVPRNVDPTVEQIPHVYLYDIDDLRSITDESLAERRREVPKVEAIVIEEAEEYLAWLRMQRVVPTLKELRSKAEAIAREELQKTLSRLPHLSESERRIIVAMTHSIVQKILHEPTVRLKEYASNGRDEYGEALRELFGLSGRR from the coding sequence ATGAGGATCCTTCTGGTCGGGATGAATCATACCACGGCACCTATTCACGTCCGTGAGCGGGTAGCGTTGAGCGGGGAGGCGCTGCACGCGGCGCTAGAAAGCCTCCAGGCCCTCTTGCAGATGCCAGGGCAGGCTCGTCACAGCTGTCTGGCACGGGGTGAAGGGGCCATTCTCTCCACCTGTAACCGTCTGGAGATATACGCCGCTGTTGGTGACGACGATACAGGGATCATCGGGCGGATCGAGCGATTCTTGGCCGACCTGGGAGGCTTCCCACCGACGGCGTTAAGCGCCCATCTGTACCGGCATGAAGCCGAGGGAGCTGTCCGCCACCTCTTGCGGGTGGCAGCTGGGCTCGACTCCATGGTCCTGGGAGAGCCGCAGATCCTCGGCCAGGTCGCCGACGCGTATCAGGCCGCCTTGGCGATAGGGACGATTGGCCCCATCCTGTCAGCGCTCTTCCGCCAGGCCATTCATGCCGGCAAGCGTGCTCGCACCGAGACAGCGATCGGACGGCATCCCACCTCTGTGAGCAACGCCGCCGTTGCGCTGGCGTTGCAGGTCTTGGGCGACCTGAAGGGGCGCCGCGTGCTTCTGGTGGGCGCCGGTGAGATGGCAGAGGCGGCGGCCCATAGCTTGGCCGCTGCAGGCGCATCCGAGTTCCGGGTTATCAGCCGAACCTATGCGCGGGCCGACGAATTGGCGCGCTCTTTCGGGGGCTCGGCCATAGCCTGGGAGCAGATTGGCGAGGCGCTGAGCTGGGCCGACATCGTCCTGACCTCGGCCACCGCGCCGCACACGCTCATCCACGCAGAGGGCGTACGACAGATCATGGCAGGGCGAGGTGAACGACCGCTCTTCTTCATCGATATTGCCGTCCCGCGCAACGTGGATCCGACCGTGGAGCAGATCCCACACGTCTATCTGTACGACATAGACGACCTGCGCTCTATCACCGATGAGAGCTTAGCCGAGCGCCGCCGTGAGGTCCCTAAGGTGGAAGCCATCGTCATCGAGGAGGCCGAGGAATACCTGGCCTGGCTGCGCATGCAGCGCGTTGTCCCTACGCTGAAAGAGCTGCGTTCGAAGGCGGAGGCCATTGCGAGGGAAGAACTCCAAAAGACGCTTTCGCGCCTGCCCCACCTGAGCGAATCGGAGCGCCGCATCATCGTCGCCATGACGCACAGCATCGTCCAGAAGATCCTGCACGAGCCGACCGTGCGCCTCAAAGAGTACGCTAGCAACGGCCGTGACGAGTACGGGGAAGCCCTGCGCGAGTTGTTCGGATTAAGCGGGCGACGGTGA